Proteins encoded by one window of Catharus ustulatus isolate bCatUst1 chromosome Z, bCatUst1.pri.v2, whole genome shotgun sequence:
- the CDO1 gene encoding cysteine dioxygenase type 1, which produces MEQPVQTETWKAQSLEELIRILHQIFAEDKVSVEEVQALMESYESNPEEWLQYAKFDQYRYTRNLVDNGNGKFNLMILCWGEGHGSSIHDHTDSHCFMKILQGNLKETLFAWPEKKGNGEMTKKSERVLRENQCAYINDSIGLHRVENISHTEPAVSLHLYSPPFNSCNTFDQRTGHKHKVTMTFYSQFGERTVCATGVPQENN; this is translated from the exons ATGGAGCAGCCGGTGCAGACGGAGACGTGGAAGGCGCagagcctggaggagctgatCCGCATCCTCCATCAGATATTCGCCGAGGACAAAGTCAGCGTGGAGGAGGTCCAGGCGCTGATGGAGTCGTACGAGAGCAACCCCGAGGAGTGGCTGCAGTACGCCAAGTTCGACCAGTACAG GTATACGAGAAATCTTGTGGACAATGGAAATGGAAAGTTCAACTTGATGATCTTGTGCTGGGGTGAAGGTCATGGCAG CAGTATCCATGATCACACTGATTCACACTGCTTTATGAAGATCCTCCAGGGAAATCTAAAGGAGACACTGTTTGCATGGcctgagaaaaaaggaaatggtgaaATGACTAAGAAATCAGAACGAGTTTTGAGGGAAAATCAATGTGCCTACATTAATG ACTCCATTGGCCTGCACCGTGTGGAGAACATAAGCCACACAGAGCCTGCTGTTAGCCTGCATTTGTACAGCCCACCCTTCAACAGCTGTAACACCTTTGATCAGAGGACTGGGCACAAGCACAAAGTCACAATGACCTTCTACAGCCAGTTTGGAGAAAGGACTGTCTGT GCCACAGGAGTGCCTCAGGAGAACAACTGA
- the ATG12 gene encoding ubiquitin-like protein ATG12, producing MAEPEEQPVPAMAQSGGRSDGREEDPEGGAAVGPAEPGPPPAGSPGTEEPAGDAKKKIDVLLKAVGDTPIMRTKKWAVERTRTIQGLVDFIKKFLKLMASEQLFIYVNQSFAPSPDQEVGTLYECFGSDGKLVLHYCKTQAWG from the exons ATGGCGGAGCCCGAGGAACAGCCGGTGCCTGCCATGGCACAGAGCGGCGGCCGGAGCGACGGCAGGGAGGAGGACCCGGAGGGCGGAGCCGCGGTGGGGCCCGCCGAGCCGGGCCCGCCCCCGGCTGGGTCGCCGGGCACCGAGGAGCCTGCGGGCGACGcgaaaaagaaaa TTGATGTGCTGCTGAAGGCCGTGGGCGACACCCCCATCATGAGGACCAAGAAGTGGGCGGTGGAGCGGACCCGGACCATCCAGGGCCTCGTGGACTTCATCAAGAAGTTCCTCAAGCTGATGGCCTCCGAACAGCTG TTCATATATGTAAACCAGTCTTTTGCTCCATCTCCAGACCAAGAAGTGGGGACTCTCTATGAG TGTTTCGGAAGTGATGGCAAACTTGTACTGCATTATTGCAAAACTCAGGCATGGGGATGA